One genomic window of Bradyrhizobium sp. B124 includes the following:
- the egtB gene encoding ergothioneine biosynthesis protein EgtB, with translation MTKPASAAAAIPGTSPSLSSESGSLAQRLVDAYRAVRDETERRAAPLSAEDQLIQSMPDASPAKWHRAHTTWFFEQFLLGEHDKGYTPFHPDYAYLFNSYYVSAGPRHARHQRGHLTRPTSDEVTAYRRHVDDEVVKFFQAAPTDKLEALVPLVEVGLNHEQQHQELMYTDILHAFAQNPIPPAYDPAWHFPASQRGPEEWVTLNEGIHTVGHADDSFHFDNEKPAHRALVGPVKLAKNLVTNADWLAFMKDGGYSTATLWLMDGFGTVTNEGWQAPGHWREIDGEWKIMTLGGLQPIDPQAPVCHVSYYEADAFARWAGKHLPTEMEWEVAARAGLLNDAYGIVWQWTRSAYAPYPGYRAIEGALGEYNGKFMVNQLVLRGSSLATPAGHSRVTYRNFFYPHHRWQFTGLRLADYA, from the coding sequence TTGACGAAACCAGCCTCTGCCGCGGCCGCCATTCCCGGCACCTCCCCGTCATTGTCTTCCGAATCCGGATCGCTCGCGCAGCGGCTCGTGGACGCCTATCGCGCGGTCCGCGACGAGACCGAGCGCCGGGCCGCGCCGCTGTCGGCGGAAGACCAGCTGATCCAGTCGATGCCGGATGCGAGCCCCGCCAAGTGGCACCGCGCCCACACGACCTGGTTCTTCGAGCAGTTTCTGCTCGGCGAGCACGACAAGGGCTACACGCCGTTCCACCCGGACTACGCCTATCTGTTCAATTCCTATTACGTCAGCGCCGGCCCCAGGCATGCCCGCCACCAGCGCGGCCATCTGACCCGCCCGACATCAGACGAAGTCACCGCCTACCGCCGCCATGTTGACGACGAGGTGGTGAAATTCTTCCAGGCTGCCCCGACGGACAAGCTCGAGGCGCTGGTGCCGCTGGTCGAGGTCGGCCTCAATCACGAGCAGCAGCATCAGGAGCTGATGTACACCGACATCCTGCATGCCTTCGCGCAGAACCCGATCCCGCCGGCCTACGATCCGGCGTGGCACTTCCCGGCATCGCAGCGCGGGCCCGAGGAATGGGTGACGCTCAACGAGGGCATCCACACCGTCGGCCACGCCGACGACAGCTTCCATTTCGACAATGAGAAGCCCGCGCATCGCGCGCTGGTCGGCCCGGTCAAGCTCGCGAAAAACCTCGTCACCAATGCCGACTGGCTCGCCTTCATGAAGGACGGCGGCTATTCCACCGCCACGCTGTGGCTGATGGATGGCTTCGGCACGGTGACCAACGAGGGCTGGCAGGCGCCTGGTCACTGGCGCGAGATCGACGGCGAGTGGAAGATCATGACGCTCGGCGGTCTGCAGCCGATCGATCCGCAGGCTCCGGTTTGCCACGTCAGCTACTACGAAGCCGACGCCTTCGCCCGCTGGGCCGGCAAGCATCTGCCGACCGAGATGGAATGGGAGGTCGCCGCCCGCGCCGGCCTGCTCAACGACGCCTACGGCATCGTCTGGCAATGGACCCGCAGCGCCTATGCGCCCTACCCCGGCTATCGCGCCATCGAAGGCGCGCTCGGCGAATACAACGGCAAGTTCATGGTCAACCAGCTCGTGCTGCGCGGCTCGTCGCTGGCGACGCCGGCCGGTCACAGCCGTGTCACCTACCGCAACTTCTTCTATCCGCACCATCGCTGGCAATTCACGGGGTTACGCCTCGCCGACTATGCCTGA
- the egtD gene encoding L-histidine N(alpha)-methyltransferase: MNVHAAALAKAYPFDEATSAFAGDVIGDLARHPKRLSPKYFYDATGSELFEQITVLPEYYPTRTELGILRDRGSEIAAIIPNGAALVEFGAGATTKVRLLLEHCEFAAYVPVDISGDFLKAQADGLRRDFPGLGIYPVAADFTTPFALPEAVADMPKVGFFPGSTLGNFEPSEALAFLRSARKILGHGAQMIIGVDLEKDERVLYDAYNDAAGVTARFNLNVLVRINRELGGNFDLSGFTHRSIYNRDRHRIEMHLISRKAQTVRILGNTFAFRPGESIHTENSYKYSLERFTALARSAGWTVRDSWTDANTMFSVHALVAD; the protein is encoded by the coding sequence ATGAATGTGCATGCCGCCGCTTTGGCCAAAGCGTATCCGTTCGACGAAGCGACCTCGGCGTTTGCCGGCGATGTGATCGGCGATCTCGCCCGTCACCCGAAACGGCTGTCGCCGAAATATTTCTACGACGCCACCGGCTCGGAGCTGTTCGAGCAGATCACGGTGCTGCCGGAATATTATCCGACGCGCACCGAGCTCGGCATCCTGCGCGACCGCGGCAGCGAGATCGCCGCGATCATTCCGAACGGCGCGGCGCTGGTCGAGTTCGGCGCCGGCGCGACCACCAAGGTGCGCCTCTTGCTCGAGCACTGCGAATTCGCAGCCTACGTGCCGGTCGATATCTCCGGAGATTTCCTGAAAGCCCAAGCCGATGGGTTGCGCCGGGATTTTCCGGGTCTCGGCATCTATCCGGTCGCGGCCGATTTCACCACGCCGTTCGCGCTGCCCGAGGCGGTCGCGGACATGCCGAAGGTCGGCTTCTTCCCGGGCTCGACGCTCGGCAATTTCGAGCCAAGCGAGGCCTTGGCCTTCCTGCGCAGCGCGCGCAAGATCCTCGGCCACGGCGCGCAGATGATCATCGGCGTCGATCTCGAGAAGGACGAGCGCGTGCTGTACGACGCCTATAACGACGCGGCCGGCGTCACCGCGCGCTTCAACCTCAATGTGCTGGTTCGGATCAACCGCGAGCTCGGCGGCAATTTCGACCTGTCGGGCTTCACCCACCGCTCGATCTACAACCGCGACCGCCATCGCATCGAGATGCACCTGATCAGCCGCAAGGCGCAGACCGTGCGCATCCTCGGCAACACCTTCGCGTTCCGTCCGGGCGAGAGCATTCACACCGAGAACAGCTACAAATACTCGCTCGAGCGTTTCACCGCGCTCGCCCGCAGCGCGGGCTGGACGGTGCGCGACAGCTGGACCGACGCCAACACCATGTTCTCGGTGCACGCTTTGGTCGCGGACTAA
- a CDS encoding DUF4345 domain-containing protein, giving the protein MGRRALQIATVLLALVPVLTGIITMLGVSDPLYASSGVPALPVLDSNLRFFGGVWLGLGLALLWLVPRIESESVLFRVVWGGIFLGGIGRLLSMVMVGLPPLPFVGFTALEVIGAPLFVYWQHRVATAGRR; this is encoded by the coding sequence ATGGGCCGGCGTGCGCTGCAGATCGCAACAGTGCTGCTCGCCCTCGTCCCTGTCCTGACCGGCATCATCACCATGCTCGGCGTGAGCGACCCGCTCTACGCCTCGTCAGGCGTTCCGGCGCTGCCGGTGCTCGACAGCAATCTGCGCTTCTTCGGCGGGGTCTGGCTCGGTCTCGGCCTTGCTCTGCTCTGGTTGGTGCCGCGCATCGAAAGCGAGAGCGTGCTGTTCCGCGTGGTCTGGGGCGGCATCTTCCTCGGCGGCATCGGCCGGCTGCTGTCGATGGTGATGGTTGGCCTCCCGCCGCTGCCCTTCGTGGGCTTCACCGCGCTCGAAGTGATCGGCGCCCCGCTGTTCGTCTACTGGCAGCACCGCGTGGCCACGGCCGGTCGCAGGTAG
- a CDS encoding low temperature requirement protein A — translation MADNPRGAMFRVIVPNQHSRVTNAELFFDLVFVFAVTQLSHTLLHHFTPLGAVQVTVLFLAVWWVWVYTTWVTNWLNPDLTPVRLLLFVLMLGGLLLSTSIPSAFEGRGLWFAGTYAAMQVGRTAFWLLATPRHRTAVRHNAIRILTWLSCSAVLWVLGGFAEHETRMWLWIAALAIEYVAPALRFWTPGLGFSSMEAWSVEGGHMAERCAGFIIIALGEAIVVDGATFADLTWTPENVAAFISALVGSIAMWWIYFHKGAEAGADMISRSEESGRVARIAYTYLHMPIVGGIILTAVADELVLKHPSGHSDLKTIVSSVGGPALFLVGTILFKYVIRNFLQLSHGIGIAALAITAYFAREMSPLVLSIVTTAIMIVVAAWESISLRSSGEEE, via the coding sequence ATGGCAGATAATCCGCGCGGCGCGATGTTTCGCGTTATCGTGCCGAACCAGCACAGCCGCGTCACCAATGCCGAGCTGTTCTTCGACCTCGTCTTCGTCTTCGCCGTCACGCAGCTGTCGCACACGCTGCTGCACCACTTCACCCCGCTGGGCGCGGTGCAGGTCACGGTGCTGTTCCTCGCGGTGTGGTGGGTGTGGGTCTACACCACCTGGGTCACCAACTGGCTCAATCCTGACCTGACGCCGGTCCGCCTGCTGCTGTTCGTGCTGATGCTGGGCGGGCTGCTGCTGTCGACCTCGATCCCGTCGGCCTTCGAGGGCCGCGGGCTGTGGTTTGCCGGGACCTATGCAGCGATGCAGGTCGGCCGCACCGCGTTCTGGCTGCTGGCGACGCCGCGGCACCGGACCGCGGTGCGCCACAACGCAATCCGTATCCTGACCTGGCTGTCCTGCTCGGCCGTGCTCTGGGTTCTCGGTGGCTTTGCCGAGCACGAGACGCGGATGTGGCTCTGGATCGCGGCGCTGGCCATCGAGTACGTCGCGCCGGCTCTGCGGTTCTGGACCCCTGGGCTCGGCTTCTCCTCGATGGAGGCCTGGTCGGTCGAGGGCGGCCATATGGCCGAGCGCTGCGCCGGCTTCATCATCATTGCGCTCGGCGAGGCGATCGTGGTCGACGGCGCGACCTTTGCCGATCTGACCTGGACGCCGGAGAATGTCGCGGCGTTCATCTCGGCGCTGGTCGGCAGCATCGCGATGTGGTGGATCTATTTCCACAAGGGCGCCGAGGCCGGCGCGGACATGATCTCCAGGTCGGAGGAATCCGGCCGCGTGGCGCGGATCGCCTACACCTATCTGCACATGCCGATCGTCGGCGGCATCATCCTCACCGCAGTCGCCGACGAGCTGGTGCTGAAGCACCCGTCCGGCCATTCCGACCTGAAGACGATCGTGAGCTCGGTCGGCGGCCCCGCGCTGTTCCTGGTCGGGACCATCCTGTTCAAATACGTGATCCGCAACTTCCTGCAGCTCTCGCACGGCATAGGCATCGCGGCACTGGCGATCACGGCCTATTTCGCCCGCGAGATGTCGCCGCTGGTGCTCTCGATCGTCACCACCGCGATCATGATCGTGGTCGCGGCGTGGGAATCGATCTCGCTGCGGTCGAGCGGGGAGGAAGAATAG
- a CDS encoding BolA family transcriptional regulator, translating to MPMDARDIESMIKAAIPDAEVTIRDLAGDGDHYAATVVSESFRGKSRVQQHQIVYQSLKGQMGGVLHALALQTGVPEG from the coding sequence ATGCCGATGGACGCCCGTGATATCGAATCGATGATCAAGGCAGCGATCCCTGATGCCGAGGTGACGATCCGTGATCTGGCCGGCGACGGCGACCACTACGCGGCCACTGTCGTTTCCGAGTCATTCCGCGGCAAGTCCCGCGTTCAGCAGCACCAGATCGTCTACCAGTCGCTGAAGGGCCAGATGGGCGGCGTGTTGCACGCGCTGGCCCTGCAGACCGGCGTGCCGGAAGGCTAG
- a CDS encoding DUF427 domain-containing protein yields MKLPGPDHPITITPNARRVRITADGVVIAETIHALTLKEASYPAVQYVPRQDANMELLTRTERTTHCPYKGDANYFSIKANGKTLDNAIWTYEEPFPAMTEIAGHLAFYPDKVKIEEVA; encoded by the coding sequence ATGAAGCTCCCCGGCCCCGACCATCCGATCACGATCACGCCCAATGCCAGGCGCGTCCGCATCACCGCCGACGGCGTCGTCATCGCCGAGACCATCCATGCGCTGACCTTGAAGGAAGCGAGCTATCCGGCCGTGCAATACGTCCCCCGGCAGGACGCCAACATGGAGCTGTTGACCCGCACCGAGCGGACCACGCATTGCCCCTATAAGGGGGATGCGAACTATTTCAGCATCAAGGCCAACGGCAAGACGCTGGACAATGCGATCTGGACCTATGAGGAGCCCTTTCCGGCCATGACCGAGATCGCCGGCCACCTCGCCTTCTATCCGGACAAGGTGAAGATCGAGGAAGTCGCCTAG
- a CDS encoding DUF1328 domain-containing protein encodes MTLLKWAFVFLVVSIIAGLLGFTGISAASADIARFLFYVFVVIFLVLLILGLTIFRA; translated from the coding sequence ATGACACTGCTGAAATGGGCGTTTGTCTTCCTTGTCGTCTCGATCATCGCGGGCCTGCTCGGCTTCACCGGCATTTCTGCCGCCTCCGCCGACATCGCGCGTTTCCTGTTCTACGTGTTCGTCGTGATCTTCCTGGTGCTGCTGATCCTTGGGCTCACGATATTCAGGGCCTAG
- a CDS encoding acyltransferase yields MKSIAHAAPAVDVQAAPKLHKRNVALDRARTFLTLVVLLHHAVIPYTHFGHTDPTSWIGFDCVVLATDSFFMAMFFFLSGLFVWPGLGHKPWLIFLRDRLLRLGLPFVICAFTVIPIAYYAIALRATPELTFSEFWWKTMIFGPWPSGPIWFVWVLMTFDVTASVLYRVSSHLLEPINRLSIKGFERPSKFWLFLVVVSAAAYLPMLVHYGQNYWFELGPFSVQASRVLLYASYFFIGAGIGAANLEGGLLSANGRLTERRWFWTGITLIPYCLMWVMIYIKRGVIGNPDPLPGWYLASYGTFYVLFSASILFAILAYFLQSKAQGPTLLDRMQGDAYGMFLVHYPIVLWLQYWLFDMELPAIAKAAIAFFATVALSWAATAVLRKVPGSKYVL; encoded by the coding sequence ATGAAATCGATTGCTCACGCGGCTCCGGCCGTCGACGTGCAGGCAGCACCGAAGCTCCACAAGCGCAACGTCGCCCTGGACCGTGCACGCACCTTCCTGACGCTGGTCGTGCTGCTGCATCACGCGGTGATCCCCTACACCCATTTCGGGCACACCGACCCGACGTCCTGGATCGGCTTCGACTGCGTGGTGCTCGCCACCGACAGCTTCTTCATGGCGATGTTCTTCTTCCTGTCGGGGCTGTTCGTCTGGCCCGGGCTCGGCCACAAGCCGTGGCTGATCTTCCTGCGCGACCGGCTGCTGCGGCTCGGCCTGCCCTTCGTGATCTGCGCGTTCACCGTGATTCCGATCGCCTATTACGCGATCGCGCTGCGTGCGACGCCGGAGCTGACCTTCTCCGAATTCTGGTGGAAGACCATGATTTTCGGGCCCTGGCCGAGCGGCCCGATCTGGTTCGTCTGGGTCTTGATGACCTTCGACGTGACGGCGAGCGTGCTGTACCGGGTGTCGTCGCACCTGCTCGAGCCGATCAACCGTCTGTCGATCAAGGGATTTGAACGTCCCTCGAAGTTCTGGCTGTTCCTCGTCGTCGTCAGTGCCGCCGCCTATCTGCCGATGCTGGTCCATTACGGCCAGAACTACTGGTTCGAGCTCGGACCGTTCTCGGTGCAGGCGAGCCGGGTGCTGCTCTATGCGTCCTACTTCTTCATCGGTGCGGGGATCGGGGCGGCGAACCTCGAGGGCGGCCTGCTCAGCGCAAACGGACGGCTGACCGAGCGGCGCTGGTTCTGGACCGGCATCACGCTGATCCCCTACTGCTTGATGTGGGTGATGATCTACATCAAGCGCGGGGTCATCGGTAACCCCGACCCGCTGCCGGGCTGGTATCTCGCGTCCTACGGCACCTTCTACGTGCTGTTCAGCGCCTCGATCCTGTTTGCGATCCTTGCCTACTTCCTGCAATCGAAGGCGCAGGGACCGACGCTGCTCGACCGCATGCAGGGCGACGCCTACGGCATGTTCCTGGTGCACTATCCGATCGTGCTGTGGCTGCAATACTGGCTGTTCGATATGGAATTGCCGGCAATCGCCAAGGCCGCGATCGCGTTCTTCGCCACCGTGGCGCTGAGCTGGGCCGCCACCGCCGTGCTGCGCAAGGTGCCCGGCTCGAAATACGTGCTTTAG
- a CDS encoding GlsB/YeaQ/YmgE family stress response membrane protein, with translation MNDPQVGWIAAIIVGGLAGWLAEMFMKTGTGIFMNIILGIVGATLANWLLGLLGVSLGGGWIGFLVAGFIGACIIIFAWRAIRGAT, from the coding sequence ATGAACGACCCTCAAGTTGGATGGATCGCCGCAATCATCGTCGGCGGATTGGCCGGCTGGCTCGCCGAGATGTTCATGAAGACCGGAACCGGCATCTTCATGAATATCATCCTCGGCATCGTCGGCGCCACGCTGGCGAACTGGCTATTGGGTCTGCTCGGCGTGTCGCTCGGCGGCGGATGGATCGGCTTTCTCGTCGCCGGCTTCATCGGCGCCTGCATCATCATCTTTGCGTGGCGCGCGATCCGCGGCGCGACGTAG
- the purL gene encoding phosphoribosylformylglycinamidine synthase subunit PurL produces MTAPKNEPKNEPKITPELVAAHGLKPDEYERILKLIGRVPTFTELGIFSAMWNEHCSYKSSRIHLRGLPTKAPWVIQGPGENAGVIDIGGGQAVVFKMESHNHPSYIEPYQGATTGVGGILRDVFTMGARPIACLNALSFGAPEHPKTRHLVSGVVAGVGGYGNSFGVPTVGGQVRFHTRYDGNILVNAMAVGLADADKIFYAAASGVNMPIVYLGSKTGRDGIHGASMASAEFDDASEEKRPTVQVGDPFAEKLLLEACLEIMAADCVVAIQDMGAAGLTCSAVEMGAKGDLGVDLDLDAVPTRETGMSAYEMMLSESQERMLMVLKPEKEKEAEAIFRKWGLDFAIVGYTTPSKRFVVKHGGDVMADLPIKELGDEAPVYDRPHVASTALPVIRGQDVKPPLGIAEALTKLIGTPELCSKRWVWEQYDHVILGNTMQRPGGDAAVVRVEDGPKGLALTVDVTPRYCEADPFEGGKQAVAEAWRNITAVGGRPLAITDNLNFGNPERPEIMGQFVGCLKGISEACRALDFPVVSGNVSLYNETNGRGILPTPSIGGVGLLDDFTKSATLAFKAAGEAILLVGDTQGWLGQSVYLRDVCGREEGAPPPVDLATEKRNGDVVRGMIHAGTATAVHDVSDGGLLIALAEMAIASGIGAQLLAAPSSIVPHAYWFGEDQARYIVTVPAADAGLVLAKMKGAGVPCARIGTTGGDAIAVAGEPPVTIESLSRAFEHWLPNYMHNTAA; encoded by the coding sequence ATGACCGCGCCCAAGAACGAGCCTAAGAACGAACCCAAGATCACCCCCGAACTGGTCGCCGCCCACGGGCTGAAGCCGGACGAGTATGAGCGCATTCTGAAGCTGATCGGGCGGGTTCCGACCTTCACCGAGCTCGGCATCTTCTCGGCGATGTGGAACGAGCATTGCTCGTACAAGTCGTCGCGCATCCATCTGCGCGGGCTGCCCACCAAGGCCCCCTGGGTGATCCAGGGCCCCGGCGAGAACGCCGGCGTGATTGATATCGGCGGCGGCCAGGCCGTGGTCTTCAAGATGGAGAGCCACAACCACCCGAGCTACATCGAGCCCTACCAGGGCGCGACCACCGGCGTCGGCGGCATCCTGCGCGACGTCTTCACCATGGGCGCCCGCCCGATCGCCTGCCTGAACGCGCTGAGCTTCGGCGCGCCCGAGCACCCCAAGACCCGGCATCTGGTGTCCGGCGTGGTCGCGGGCGTCGGCGGCTACGGCAATTCATTCGGCGTGCCGACGGTCGGCGGCCAGGTGCGCTTCCACACCCGCTATGACGGCAACATCCTGGTCAACGCGATGGCGGTCGGCCTCGCCGACGCCGACAAGATCTTCTACGCGGCGGCCTCCGGCGTGAACATGCCGATCGTCTATCTCGGCTCCAAGACCGGCCGCGACGGCATCCACGGCGCCTCGATGGCGTCGGCCGAATTCGACGACGCCTCCGAGGAGAAGCGCCCGACCGTGCAGGTCGGCGATCCCTTCGCGGAGAAGCTGCTGCTGGAAGCCTGCCTCGAGATCATGGCGGCCGATTGCGTGGTCGCGATCCAGGACATGGGCGCGGCCGGCCTGACCTGCTCGGCGGTCGAGATGGGCGCCAAGGGCGATCTCGGCGTCGACCTCGATCTCGATGCGGTGCCGACCCGCGAGACCGGCATGAGCGCCTACGAGATGATGCTCTCGGAGAGCCAGGAGCGGATGCTCATGGTGCTCAAGCCCGAGAAGGAGAAAGAGGCCGAAGCGATCTTCCGCAAATGGGGGCTCGATTTCGCCATCGTCGGCTACACCACGCCGAGCAAGCGTTTCGTCGTCAAGCATGGCGGCGACGTGATGGCCGATCTGCCGATCAAGGAGCTCGGTGACGAGGCGCCGGTCTATGACCGTCCGCACGTCGCATCAACTGCGCTGCCGGTGATCCGCGGCCAGGACGTCAAGCCGCCGCTCGGGATCGCAGAGGCGCTGACCAAGCTGATCGGTACGCCCGAATTGTGCTCGAAGCGCTGGGTCTGGGAGCAGTACGACCACGTCATCCTGGGCAATACCATGCAGCGCCCCGGCGGCGATGCGGCGGTGGTCCGCGTCGAGGACGGGCCGAAGGGGCTTGCGCTCACCGTCGACGTCACGCCGCGCTATTGCGAGGCCGATCCGTTCGAGGGCGGCAAGCAGGCGGTGGCGGAAGCCTGGCGCAACATCACCGCGGTCGGTGGCCGGCCGCTCGCCATCACCGATAATCTCAACTTCGGCAATCCGGAGCGGCCCGAGATCATGGGCCAGTTCGTCGGCTGCCTGAAGGGTATTTCGGAAGCCTGCCGCGCGCTGGATTTCCCGGTCGTGTCCGGCAACGTCTCGCTCTACAACGAGACCAACGGCCGCGGCATCCTGCCGACGCCCTCGATCGGCGGCGTCGGCCTGCTCGACGACTTCACCAAATCCGCGACCCTGGCCTTCAAGGCGGCCGGCGAGGCGATCCTGCTGGTCGGCGACACCCAAGGCTGGCTCGGCCAGTCGGTCTACCTGCGCGACGTCTGCGGCCGCGAGGAGGGCGCCCCGCCGCCGGTCGATCTCGCCACCGAGAAGCGCAACGGCGACGTGGTGCGCGGCATGATCCACGCCGGCACCGCGACCGCGGTGCATGACGTCTCCGACGGCGGGCTGCTGATCGCGCTCGCCGAGATGGCGATCGCAAGCGGCATCGGCGCGCAGCTCCTGGCGGCGCCGTCCTCGATCGTGCCGCATGCCTATTGGTTCGGTGAGGACCAGGCCCGTTACATCGTCACCGTGCCCGCGGCCGACGCCGGTCTCGTGCTGGCCAAGATGAAGGGCGCCGGCGTGCCCTGCGCGCGCATCGGCACCACCGGCGGCGACGCGATTGCGGTCGCCGGCGAGCCGCCTGTGACGATCGAAAGCCTGTCCCGCGCCTTCGAGCACTGGCTGCCGAACTATATGCACAACACCGCCGCCTGA
- a CDS encoding PaaI family thioesterase gives MNELAKTALTTAFNRRPDLHVETEGEFAGWRTWTRDSYETHTGPFYHRMDENGRIACAFRVGPKHLNGSGNVHGGCLMTFADYCLFALASPVLQGPGVTVSFASEFLDAAREGALIECTGEVTRAGGSLIFVRGMLTSAERPLFSFSGTIKRTKRKAPAATTA, from the coding sequence GTGAACGAGCTCGCCAAGACCGCACTCACCACGGCATTCAACCGCCGCCCCGACCTGCACGTCGAGACCGAAGGCGAATTCGCCGGCTGGCGAACCTGGACCCGGGACAGTTACGAGACCCATACCGGCCCATTCTACCACCGCATGGACGAGAACGGCCGCATCGCCTGCGCGTTCCGCGTCGGCCCGAAGCACCTCAACGGCTCCGGCAACGTCCACGGCGGTTGCCTCATGACCTTCGCGGATTACTGCCTGTTCGCGCTCGCCTCCCCGGTGCTCCAGGGCCCCGGGGTCACGGTCTCGTTCGCTTCGGAATTCCTCGACGCCGCCCGCGAGGGTGCCTTGATCGAATGCACCGGCGAGGTCACGCGCGCCGGCGGATCGCTGATCTTCGTGCGCGGCATGCTGACATCGGCCGAGCGGCCGCTGTTCAGCTTCTCCGGCACCATCAAGCGGACGAAGCGCAAGGCGCCGGCGGCGACGACAGCCTAA